The following proteins are encoded in a genomic region of Lentilitoribacter sp. Alg239-R112:
- a CDS encoding phosphomannomutase: MPARFGTSGLRGLVEDITDGTCERHVRGYLRHLIAKGSAKKGDNVYIGQDFRPSSLKIATQTFNAVFLEGFVPIDCGALPTPALANYAMKNASASIMITGSHIPSDRNGIKFYRRDGEIDKTDEIAIANFANDVEIQTAANTFNISNEHKAAMKLFAERFSGLIPADAFLGKRIGIYEHSSVARDFLHDLLQSFGAETISLGRSEGFIPVDTEAVSEETQAAIKKWTPEYNLDAIISTDGDADRPLLSDENGKVIKGDVLGFITCRFLEADRIATPISSNSGIKDTDHVKVTKTRVGSPYVIEAMNEAIAQGGTRVTGFEANGGFLVANDIAIGSKTLDALPTRDCILPILAPLSLAFSRNKSLSELVIDHALPTTQAGRIQEFPTDVGQKLIAELKNNRVSSDRFFASFGKIANINTIDGLRVTLDNEDIIHLRPSGNAPEMRCYIEARDETHADELVRKVITHIRSHVAVK, encoded by the coding sequence ATGCCCGCAAGATTTGGCACAAGCGGTCTACGTGGACTTGTCGAAGATATAACAGATGGAACCTGCGAACGACATGTACGCGGCTATCTACGTCATCTAATTGCTAAAGGTTCTGCGAAGAAGGGGGATAATGTCTATATTGGACAAGATTTTCGCCCCTCAAGCCTGAAAATTGCAACTCAAACATTCAATGCAGTATTTCTCGAAGGGTTCGTTCCGATAGATTGTGGTGCCTTGCCGACACCAGCACTTGCAAATTACGCCATGAAGAATGCTTCAGCATCAATTATGATTACCGGTTCACATATTCCATCGGACCGGAATGGTATCAAATTCTACCGTAGAGATGGTGAAATCGATAAAACAGATGAAATAGCTATCGCGAATTTTGCAAATGACGTTGAAATTCAAACCGCAGCTAACACCTTCAATATTAGCAATGAACATAAGGCTGCAATGAAGCTTTTTGCCGAGCGATTTTCCGGATTAATTCCAGCAGATGCATTTTTGGGCAAACGCATTGGTATTTATGAACATAGCTCCGTTGCACGTGATTTCTTGCATGATTTATTACAATCATTTGGTGCGGAGACCATCTCGCTTGGTCGTTCGGAGGGCTTTATTCCAGTGGATACGGAAGCAGTGAGCGAAGAAACTCAAGCCGCGATTAAAAAATGGACGCCAGAATATAACCTTGACGCTATCATCTCTACCGATGGAGATGCGGACCGACCGCTTTTATCAGATGAAAATGGCAAGGTTATCAAAGGTGATGTGCTTGGCTTTATTACATGTCGCTTCTTAGAAGCTGACAGGATAGCCACACCAATTAGTTCCAACTCCGGAATTAAAGATACCGATCATGTGAAAGTCACCAAAACACGCGTCGGGTCACCTTACGTTATCGAAGCAATGAATGAAGCAATTGCACAAGGCGGCACACGCGTTACAGGCTTTGAAGCTAACGGTGGCTTTCTTGTTGCAAATGATATTGCGATAGGTAGCAAAACACTTGATGCATTACCAACACGAGATTGTATATTACCAATTCTGGCACCACTTTCTCTGGCTTTTTCTAGGAATAAGTCGCTTTCAGAGTTGGTGATAGATCATGCTCTACCCACCACCCAGGCAGGTCGTATTCAGGAGTTTCCAACCGATGTTGGTCAAAAACTAATTGCCGAACTTAAAAATAACAGAGTTTCAAGTGATCGTTTTTTTGCATCATTTGGAAAAATCGCCAACATCAACACAATTGATGGTTTGCGTGTAACACTTGATAATGAAGATATAATTCATCTTCGCCCATCAGGAAATGCTCCGGAAATGCGGTGTTATATTGAAGCAAGAGATGAAACGCACGCTGACGAACTTGTTAGAAAAGTAATCACACATATCCGATCTCATGTTGCTGTGAAATAA
- a CDS encoding AGE family epimerase/isomerase — MNITPIILCGGSGSRLWPLSRAHAPKQFHQLAGKKTMLVATLDRVAAANGNEELYGSACVIGSTHFAAEISEQCRTSIADIDSIILEPCMRETSAAIAAAIAELADTDPNQIVLILPSDHHVTDIKSFNSVMQTAAQSVAVSGGIMTIGIKPTRPETQFGYIEHADDNGPIYDVLRFKEKPNAEDAKAFLEAGSFFWNGGIFMFRVKDMVTELERQQPDIWHHAKLASQNGKREGNLLFLREADFERCKKISIDYGIMQSATHIRTIEASFDWSDLGSWNRLYEISPQDKNNNVLIGDIVSHKVSNSYIRVQDRPVAVAGIDDLVIVSLADALMVVHRDKSHMVKELHDQISKTSWPPKMVNTSGKTVPYIDTVKNWVFDKALPFWAEHGFDYKFGGAHEALDYAGNPVDLGQRRLRVTARQIYCYAKAYELGWNRDECVRITDHCLNTLITTGWHDDGGFIHLYNPDGTIQDDMRDMYDQCFVLLAMATLWQATKSPLAKEWGEKTLKFVDETLADPDLGGYFETTKKPDIRRANPHMHFFEAMLAWYEATGEQDYLDRAAKLVDLFKTKFFDHENWRVHEMFDTSWTPLEDGTNLVEPGHHYEWVWLLLRYSKMSGDRSVYNYARKIYATALSFGHHVKTDGVAQFVNADGTNLSPIGRMWCQTEALKASIAMEQHNMHVDGNLQVRMLDQLYNRYLNTPIEGGWYDGIDDKGHVVSENMPSSTFYHVFCAFIEYLEHKDAL; from the coding sequence TTGAACATAACACCGATTATTTTGTGTGGTGGCTCTGGCAGTCGTTTATGGCCATTATCACGAGCACATGCCCCGAAACAGTTTCACCAACTAGCTGGCAAAAAGACAATGCTTGTCGCCACACTTGATAGAGTTGCCGCCGCAAACGGAAATGAAGAATTGTATGGCTCAGCTTGCGTGATCGGCTCCACGCATTTTGCTGCTGAAATTTCGGAACAGTGTCGCACTTCAATTGCAGATATTGATAGTATAATACTAGAACCTTGCATGCGCGAAACATCAGCAGCAATTGCAGCGGCAATTGCAGAGTTGGCAGACACCGATCCAAATCAAATTGTCTTAATCCTTCCTTCGGACCACCATGTGACCGATATCAAAAGTTTTAATTCAGTCATGCAGACGGCAGCTCAATCTGTTGCAGTTTCTGGTGGAATAATGACCATTGGTATAAAACCTACGCGACCCGAGACACAATTTGGTTATATTGAACATGCTGACGACAATGGCCCAATTTATGACGTGCTGCGCTTTAAAGAAAAACCAAACGCAGAAGACGCCAAAGCATTTCTCGAAGCAGGCTCCTTTTTCTGGAATGGCGGCATATTCATGTTCCGCGTTAAAGATATGGTAACTGAGTTGGAGCGACAGCAACCAGACATTTGGCATCATGCAAAATTAGCATCACAAAACGGAAAACGTGAAGGTAACCTTCTCTTCTTAAGAGAAGCAGATTTTGAACGATGCAAGAAAATATCTATTGACTATGGAATAATGCAAAGTGCCACACATATTCGTACTATAGAAGCCAGTTTCGATTGGAGCGACTTAGGCTCTTGGAACCGATTGTATGAGATCTCACCTCAAGACAAAAATAACAATGTGTTGATAGGTGACATTGTCTCACATAAAGTTAGTAATAGCTATATAAGAGTACAAGATCGCCCCGTGGCAGTGGCAGGCATAGATGATTTGGTTATTGTTTCTCTCGCCGATGCTTTGATGGTGGTTCATCGCGATAAAAGTCATATGGTCAAAGAACTTCATGATCAAATATCCAAAACAAGCTGGCCGCCCAAAATGGTCAATACATCTGGTAAAACCGTTCCCTATATTGATACCGTTAAAAATTGGGTCTTTGATAAAGCGCTTCCTTTCTGGGCTGAACATGGATTTGACTATAAATTCGGCGGTGCCCATGAAGCACTGGATTACGCAGGCAACCCTGTTGATCTTGGCCAAAGACGTCTCAGAGTTACAGCGCGACAAATCTATTGCTATGCGAAAGCATATGAACTCGGTTGGAATCGCGATGAATGCGTCAGGATTACCGACCATTGCCTAAATACATTAATTACAACGGGCTGGCATGATGATGGCGGTTTCATTCACCTATATAATCCCGATGGAACAATACAAGATGACATGCGCGATATGTATGATCAATGCTTTGTGCTACTTGCAATGGCGACCTTGTGGCAGGCGACAAAGTCTCCACTTGCTAAAGAATGGGGTGAAAAAACGCTTAAATTCGTGGATGAGACATTAGCTGATCCTGACCTGGGTGGTTACTTCGAAACAACGAAGAAGCCCGATATTCGCAGGGCCAATCCGCACATGCATTTCTTTGAGGCAATGCTTGCTTGGTATGAAGCAACTGGAGAACAGGACTATCTTGATCGAGCTGCAAAACTTGTCGATTTATTCAAGACTAAATTCTTTGATCATGAAAACTGGCGTGTGCATGAAATGTTTGACACATCTTGGACACCACTTGAAGATGGCACCAATCTGGTGGAGCCAGGGCATCATTACGAATGGGTCTGGCTGCTTCTAAGATACTCAAAAATGTCTGGAGATCGGTCTGTTTACAATTACGCGCGAAAAATTTATGCGACAGCGCTCTCTTTTGGTCATCATGTAAAGACCGATGGCGTTGCACAATTCGTCAATGCTGATGGCACCAACCTTTCACCAATTGGGCGAATGTGGTGCCAGACCGAGGCGTTAAAAGCTTCCATTGCGATGGAACAGCATAACATGCATGTGGATGGCAACTTGCAGGTTCGTATGCTTGATCAGCTTTATAATAGATATCTAAACACTCCAATAGAGGGTGGGTGGTATGATGGAATCGATGATAAAGGACATGTTGTGTCTGAGAATATGCCCTCAAGCACTTTCTATCATGTCTTTTGCGCTTTCATCGAATATTTAGAACATAAAGATGCATTGTGA